TGAGAATTATGAATTACGAATTACAAATTAAAAGGTGCCTAATAATTTATAATCTGTAATTTAAATTTATAAAGTATTTACGTTGTTTAAGTCAGCAAAAGCTTCCTCTAATCTTTTGTTAAACGTTAATTCGCCTTCACGAATCCATTTTCTTGGATCGTAGTGTTTTTTGTTTGGAGAATCGGGTCCGTCTGGATTTCCAATTTGAGTTCTTAGGTACTCAATATTATTTACCATATAATCACGGATGCCTTCTGTGTAAGCAAATTGCAAATCAGTATCGATATTCATTTTGACCACTCCATAACTTATAGCTTCTCTGATTTCTTCTAAAGTTGAACCAGAACCACCATGAAATACAAAATCAACTGGATTTTTACCCGTGTTATGTTTTTTCTGTATGTAATCTTGAGAATCTCTAAGAATCGTTGGGGTTAATTTTACGTTCCCTGGTTTGTAAACACCATGAACGTTACCGAAAGCTGCTGCAATAGTGAAACGTGGGCTCACTTTTAGTAATTCGGAATAAGCAAAATCAACTTCTGTAGGAGTAGAGTACAATTCAGAATGATCAACACCAGAGTTATCCACACCATCTTCTTCACCACCGGTAATTCCTAATTCAATTTCTAAAGTCATTCCCATTTTACTCATACGAGCCAAATACGTTTTGCAGATTTCAATGTTTTCATGCATTGGTTCTTCTGATAAATCAAGCATGTGGGATGAAAATAAAGGTTTTCCAGTTTCGGCGAAATGTTTTTCAGAAGCATCTAACAACCCATCAACCCATGGCAATAATTTTTTGGCACAGTGGTCAGTATGTAAAATTACGGTCGCTCCATAGGCTTCTGCTAGTGTATGAATGTGTTTAGCACCTGCAATGGCACCAGCGATAGCTGCTTTTTCCCCAGTATTAGAAAGTCCTTTTCCAGCATTATATGCCGCGCCACCATTTGAAAACTGAATGATAACAGGGGCTTTCAATTTAGCAGCCGTTTCCAAAACACCATTAATAGTGCTTGATCCAATTACATTTACTGCAGGAAGCGCAAATCCTTTTTCTTTAGCGTAAGCAAAAATAGCTTGAACTTCATCTCCAGTGGCTACTCCAGGTTTAATATTGTGGGACATTGTCGTGTGTTTTTAAAGTTAAGTGTACAAAAATAATAATTTCTAATTTTAGAAAGGATAATTAATTCCAATATTTAAAACGGATTTGTCAAAACGCATTTCTTTCAGCCATTTATCATTTTCAACTCTCGCCGGATTATAGGTTTTGAAGCCAAAATCTAATCGTACCACAAAGAAATTAAAGTCATATCTAAATCCGAAACCTGAACCGATGGCAATATTTTCTAAAGACTTCAAGCCCGTGAATGTAGCATCAGGATTAGTTACTATGTCTTTTATATTCCAAATGTTTCCTGAATCAACAAATAGTGCTCCGTATAATTGTTGGAAAATATTAAACCTAAATTCGGTGCTAAATAGCAATTTCATATTCGCTTCATTAAAATCATTAACCGAACCTGTTTTTCCTGGTCCCAAACCATAAGATTGCCAGGCTCTAATATCATTAGATCCACCAGCAAAATAACTTCGTGAAAAAGGAACACTATTAGAGTTGCCATAAGGAATAGCAACGCCAATGAATGCCTTTGCAGCCAATACTTTTTTACGAGACAAATCCCAATGTTTGATAAATTCAAACTCTGTTTTTATGTATTGAGAATAGGCCACTCCAAAAGCAGTTTTGGAACCTCCTTGTGTCAACTTTGAAGCGGCGGATACTATAGATAAGGTATTCCCAGCGGATTCCAATTTGGCTCTTAGAGCATAGAAATTATTATCATAGATATCCTTTTTAGAGGTTTTTGAGAACGAAATACTAGAGGCAAAAATTAAATTATCCTCAGTTAATCTCGTTCTTTGTTCCACAATACTTCTAATAGACCTTGCATCTGTCGCAGAGAGTAGCGGAAAGGCATTATTGTCTACATCCGTCAAGAAATTATTAACGCCATCTTCAATTCTTAAATTTCCATCGGTAAAATAACTTGAACTAGCACCATAATTGATGGCCAACGTATTTAAAACGTTATAAGAAGAACGATAAACATTAAAGTAGTTGCTTGGGTTTATGTTTTTTACAAACTGAATATTAAATAAATCAAAACGGAAAGAGGTATTTTTTCTTGGAGTCCAATTATAAACCAATGAGCTGGTGAAGTTTTGTTTATCTAATCCAATGTTTGTCTGTTTCGAATATCCTACGCTAATTGTAGAGTAAGGAATCATGGTTTTTGGAATGATTTTATCGGTTTTGAATGGTAAAAATAACCTTGGGAAATTCAATTTGGCATCAGCCCCAATTTCGGAGATGTTAAAGAAATTATTATTCGGATTAGCCATATCTCTTGAGGCGCCAATGTTTCCTCTAAAGCCAATTTCAAAAGTTTCTGCTCCATTAAATACGTTTCGAATGCCTAAAAAGGTATTACCTGAAATACCAAAATCCTGAATGTTAGAATGCGTAAAATCATTAGAATAACCAAACGTATATTTTTTTCTCGGAGTTAAATAAATATTGGCAATCAATCCGTTCTTTACATTTTTATCTTCTACATATTGAATTAATGGATAGTTGAAAACTTTAAGATTACTCAGGTATTTAGAAGTTAATGTGGTTCGGTTTTCGGAAAAATAATTGCCTTTAGCTACAAAGATTCCATCAGTTAATGATTTTGGACGGTATTTTAATTTGTGTACACTGTATAAAGTAAAATCTTTATAAACGGTACTGTCTTTAATCGGAGCATTTGGATTTACTGGACTATGATCCGTATAAATATTAACCTTACTTATTTTATACAATTCAAAAGGGATGTTTTTAATACTATCCTCTTGTCTTATCGTTTCATTTTCTATCACTAAATCAACATTCGCCAAATGTTTATTGGTCAAAGTGTCAATATCATAAGTCACATAGTTTTGCTGAAAACGATAGGCGCCATTATTCCTGAAGTCGGCAGTAATTCTTGCTTTCTCTGCATCAAAATTGCTAGTGGCAAATTTCACTCCTGATTTAAGCAATGAATTTTTTTTTCTCAATTGATAAATCGAGTCTAGCGGTTTACTAGAAATATAGGAATGAATACTGTCAACAATGTAAGGTTTGCCCGTTTTGATATCATATCTGAGCTTTGTCTTTTTAGGGCCAACGCTGTCAATTTTATATTGGGTAGTTACATCAAAATAGCCCCTATTAAAATAATAAGATTTCAATCGGCGTAGCGATTTTTTGGTGCTTACCGTATCTAAAATTACTGGAGCTTCCCCCGTTTTTCTTAAGAAATTATGAATCCCTGCATACCAAAAGGATTGCCCTAATCGTTTGACTTGTTTTTTAGAAAGCCACTTGACTTTTCGGAAATATTTCTTCGGATTATGAGCAAACTTTGCTCTATAAATAGAATCGGTCTTTTCTTTGGCTAAATTGTAAATATTCAATCGAAGACGATACCCAAGAATGGAGCTATTTTGCTTTTGATAGAGTTGATTAAAAATATCCTCCACATTGTTTTTTTTGCCATCAACATAAATATCATTTTTAGTTAGAAGACTTTTTCCGTTAGGAACTCTTTTTGTGGTATTACATCCAAAGATAATTACTCCTATTAGAATAAATAATGATATTTTTGTGAGACTATTTTTCAAGTGTTTCGAAATATTTAATTCAAAAGTACAGTATTTTATGGTTAGTAAAAACCAAATAAAATTAATTACAAGCATTCAGCATAAAAAATACCGACAAGAACACCAATTGTTTATTGCTGAAGGCGTAAAAGTAATTCAAGAATTGTTACAATCAAATTTTGTACTCGAACATTTATTCGTTACTGAAGCTATTTTTGAACAAGTAAATAATGCTCAAAAAACAGTCGTTAAAGAGCAAGACATGAAACGAATTTCGGCACTAAGCTCACCAAGTTCTTGTTTGGCCCTTTTTAAAATTCCAGCACCTTCAACAATAAATGATAACGGACTAATAGTAGCCTTAGATGACATTCGAGATCCAGGAAACTTAGGAACTATTATTCGACTTTGTGATTGGTTTGGTATAACCCAATTACTATGTTCTTCAGAGACAGTTGATGTTTACAATCCAAAAGTAATTCAAGCTACTATGGGTTCTATTGCGAGAGTCAATGTGAATTATGTCGATTTGAAAGCGTTTATTTTAAATAGTCCACTTCCAGTTTATGGCACTTTTATGGATGGAAATAATATCTACAAAGAAGAATTGCCGAAAGAATGTATTTTGATATTAGGTAATGAAGCCAATGGAATCTCTTCAGAATTACAGAAACTGGCAAAAAATAAAATAGCCATTCCACGATTTGGGACTTTGCAACAAACAGAAAGTTTGAATGTAGCCACTGCCACCGCTATTTTGTTAAGTGAATTTAGAAGAAACTCCTAATCGCAATGGTTTTGCAATTTTTAATTGAAAGTGAAATTGATAAGAATCGCTCTCGTTTTCATGGATTCTATATTGCCGGTCCAAGGGCTATTGGGATCTTCATCAGGAATGAGTTCGTTTTTTAAACCAAACACACCTCGAATAGAAGGGGAGAATTTGAAGTATTCAAAGTATAAGTCAATACCAAAACCCAATTGGAGATTTTGTGTCCAAGGTTGAACTCTAAATTTTTGTTGAGCATTATCATCTTTTGATTTAGAATTACTAGAAAGATTTAAAGTCGCCGAGACACCGCCTACTAAATAAGGTCTAACATTTCCTGTTCTTAAGGCAGAAAATTTCAGTAATATTGGAAAATCAATATAGGTAGCTTTAACTTCTCTTAGGCCGTCTCTTTCATTAGAAAATTGAGAGTAAGTTAGTGTTCGGCTAGCATAATACAAGCCGGGTTCAAATCGCAATTCTAAATATTCTTGTAATCTGAGAGCACCAATAAGCCCAACATTAAACCCTGAATTTCCTTGAACATCTATACCTGTGCCGTCATTGGTTTTGTAATCCATTTTGAAATCGAAATTACTAAACCCTAAATAATATCCCCAATACACTCTTTGTTTATCAAAGTTTTCTAAATTTATTATAGGATCTTTGGTAAACATACTTTTGCCTAATTGGGCTTTAGCATGGATGGATAATAATAGAAATAGAATAAATATTTTTTTCATAGCACTACTGAAAAATCCAGTTTCATTTTTTGGTTGCGGTGTAAATAGTGGCAACACCAAATGTTTGCGGCATAGCTTTACAGTCTATAAACGAATTTTTTCTCAAAATATTGTTTAAGGCTTCGCCAAAAGGAAAATTTGCTGCCGATTCTGATAAATAACCGTAGGCTTTATTGTCTTTAGAGAAGATTTTTCCAATGATTGGCAAAATGAATTTAGTATAAAAAGCATGTCCTTGTTTGAATGGGAATTTAGTTGGAAGCGAGGTTTCTAATATCACAAATAGACCATTAGGTTTTAAAACTCTATAAATCTCTGCCAATCCTTTGTCTAAAGTTTCAAAATTTCGGATGCCAAAAGAAACCGTAATAGCATCAAAATGATTGTCAGGAAAG
The window above is part of the Flavobacterium sp. N1994 genome. Proteins encoded here:
- the fbaA gene encoding class II fructose-bisphosphate aldolase, giving the protein MSHNIKPGVATGDEVQAIFAYAKEKGFALPAVNVIGSSTINGVLETAAKLKAPVIIQFSNGGAAYNAGKGLSNTGEKAAIAGAIAGAKHIHTLAEAYGATVILHTDHCAKKLLPWVDGLLDASEKHFAETGKPLFSSHMLDLSEEPMHENIEICKTYLARMSKMGMTLEIELGITGGEEDGVDNSGVDHSELYSTPTEVDFAYSELLKVSPRFTIAAAFGNVHGVYKPGNVKLTPTILRDSQDYIQKKHNTGKNPVDFVFHGGSGSTLEEIREAISYGVVKMNIDTDLQFAYTEGIRDYMVNNIEYLRTQIGNPDGPDSPNKKHYDPRKWIREGELTFNKRLEEAFADLNNVNTL
- a CDS encoding outer membrane protein assembly factor translates to MKNSLTKISLFILIGVIIFGCNTTKRVPNGKSLLTKNDIYVDGKKNNVEDIFNQLYQKQNSSILGYRLRLNIYNLAKEKTDSIYRAKFAHNPKKYFRKVKWLSKKQVKRLGQSFWYAGIHNFLRKTGEAPVILDTVSTKKSLRRLKSYYFNRGYFDVTTQYKIDSVGPKKTKLRYDIKTGKPYIVDSIHSYISSKPLDSIYQLRKKNSLLKSGVKFATSNFDAEKARITADFRNNGAYRFQQNYVTYDIDTLTNKHLANVDLVIENETIRQEDSIKNIPFELYKISKVNIYTDHSPVNPNAPIKDSTVYKDFTLYSVHKLKYRPKSLTDGIFVAKGNYFSENRTTLTSKYLSNLKVFNYPLIQYVEDKNVKNGLIANIYLTPRKKYTFGYSNDFTHSNIQDFGISGNTFLGIRNVFNGAETFEIGFRGNIGASRDMANPNNNFFNISEIGADAKLNFPRLFLPFKTDKIIPKTMIPYSTISVGYSKQTNIGLDKQNFTSSLVYNWTPRKNTSFRFDLFNIQFVKNINPSNYFNVYRSSYNVLNTLAINYGASSSYFTDGNLRIEDGVNNFLTDVDNNAFPLLSATDARSIRSIVEQRTRLTEDNLIFASSISFSKTSKKDIYDNNFYALRAKLESAGNTLSIVSAASKLTQGGSKTAFGVAYSQYIKTEFEFIKHWDLSRKKVLAAKAFIGVAIPYGNSNSVPFSRSYFAGGSNDIRAWQSYGLGPGKTGSVNDFNEANMKLLFSTEFRFNIFQQLYGALFVDSGNIWNIKDIVTNPDATFTGLKSLENIAIGSGFGFRYDFNFFVVRLDFGFKTYNPARVENDKWLKEMRFDKSVLNIGINYPF
- a CDS encoding TrmH family RNA methyltransferase, whose protein sequence is MVSKNQIKLITSIQHKKYRQEHQLFIAEGVKVIQELLQSNFVLEHLFVTEAIFEQVNNAQKTVVKEQDMKRISALSSPSSCLALFKIPAPSTINDNGLIVALDDIRDPGNLGTIIRLCDWFGITQLLCSSETVDVYNPKVIQATMGSIARVNVNYVDLKAFILNSPLPVYGTFMDGNNIYKEELPKECILILGNEANGISSELQKLAKNKIAIPRFGTLQQTESLNVATATAILLSEFRRNS
- a CDS encoding porin family protein codes for the protein MKKIFILFLLLSIHAKAQLGKSMFTKDPIINLENFDKQRVYWGYYLGFSNFDFKMDYKTNDGTGIDVQGNSGFNVGLIGALRLQEYLELRFEPGLYYASRTLTYSQFSNERDGLREVKATYIDFPILLKFSALRTGNVRPYLVGGVSATLNLSSNSKSKDDNAQQKFRVQPWTQNLQLGFGIDLYFEYFKFSPSIRGVFGLKNELIPDEDPNSPWTGNIESMKTRAILINFTFN
- the ubiE gene encoding bifunctional demethylmenaquinone methyltransferase/2-methoxy-6-polyprenyl-1,4-benzoquinol methylase UbiE, with the translated sequence MSKSITPYKDSSLGKKEQITQMFDNISGSYDGLNRVISLGIDVKWRKKVVALVAAKNPENILDIATGTGDLAILMTTTSAKKIVGLDLSVGMLDVGKQKILDKKLDETIEMVVGDSENIPFPDNHFDAITVSFGIRNFETLDKGLAEIYRVLKPNGLFVILETSLPTKFPFKQGHAFYTKFILPIIGKIFSKDNKAYGYLSESAANFPFGEALNNILRKNSFIDCKAMPQTFGVATIYTATKK